In Pithys albifrons albifrons isolate INPA30051 unplaced genomic scaffold, PitAlb_v1 scaffold_44, whole genome shotgun sequence, one genomic interval encodes:
- the LOC139685219 gene encoding olfactory receptor 14J1-like, protein MSNSSSISQFLLLPLADTWQLQLLHLWLFLGINLAALLGNGLIISAVACDHHLHTPMHFFLLNLSLTDLGTICTIVPKAMHNSLWDTTTISFMGCAAQVFFLILFIGTEISLLTIMCYDRYVAICKPLHYGTLLGSRACAHMAAAAWASGFLNALLHTANTFSLPLCHGNALGQFFCEIPQILKLSCSHSKLSEIGLLVVTACLLFGCFIFIVFSYVQIFRAVLRIPSEQGRHKAFSTCLPHLAVVSLFLSTDVFAHLKSPSMSSPSLDVVVAVLYLVVPPTLNPLIYSLRNQELKDAVRKMMT, encoded by the coding sequence atgtccaacagcagctccatcagccagttcctcctcctgccattggcagacacgtggcagctgcagctcctgcacttgtggctcttcctgggcatcaacctggctgccctcctgggcaacggcctcatcatcagcgccgtagcctgcgaccaccacctgcacacccccatgcacttcttcttgctcaacctgtccctcacagacctgggcaccATCTGCACCATTGttcccaaagccatgcacaactccctctgggacaccacaaccatctccttcatgggatgtgctgcacaggtcttcttccttattttattcattGGAACAGagatttccctcctcaccatcatgtgctacgaccgctacgttgccatctgcaaacccctgcactacgggaccctcctgggcagcagagcttgtgcccacatggcagcagctgcctgggccagtggctttctcaatgctctgctgcacacagccaatacattttccctgcccctgtgccatggcaatgccctgggccagttcttctgtgaaatcccacagatcctcaagctctcctgctcacactccaaACTCAGTGAAATTGGGCTCCTTGTGGTTACTGCCTGTTTActgtttggttgtttcattttcatagttttctcctatgtgcagatcttcagggctgtgctgaggatcccctctgagcagggacggcacaaagccttttccacgtgcctccctcacctggctgtggtctccctgtttctcagcactgatgTGTTTGCCCACCTGAAgtctccctccatgtcctctccatctctggatgtggtggtggcagttctgtacCTGGTGGTGCCTCCcacactgaaccccctcatctacagcctgaggaaccaggagctcaaggatgctgtgaggaaaatgatgacttga
- the LOC139685214 gene encoding olfactory receptor 14J1-like: MSNSSSISQFLLLPLADTWQLQLLHLCLFLGINLAALLGNGLIISAVACDRHLHTPMHFFLLNLSLTDLGTICTIVPKAMHNSLWDTTTISFVGCAAQVFFLILFIGTEISLLTIMCYDRYVAICKPLHYGTLLGSRACAHMAAAAWATAFLNALLHTANTFSLPLCHGNALGQFFCEIPQILKLSCSDSKLREIGLLLVTTCLVFGCFAFIVFSYVQIFRAVLRIPSEQGRHKAFSTCLPHLAVVSLFLSTDVFAHLKSPSMSSPALDVVVSVLYLVVPPTLNPLIYSLRNQELKDAVRKMMT, translated from the coding sequence atgtccaacagcagctccatcagccagttcctcctcctgccattggcagacacgtggcagctgcagctcctgcacttgtgtctcttcctgggcatcaacctggctgccctcctgggcaacggcctcatcatcagcgccgtagcctgcgaccgccacctgcacacccccatgcacttcttcctgctcaacctgtccctcacagacctgggcaccATCTGCACCattgtccccaaagccatgcacaactccctctgggacaccacaaccatctccttcgtgggatgtgctgcacaggtcttcttccttattttattcattGGAACAGagatttccctcctcaccatcatgtgctacgaccgctacgttgccatctgcaaacccctgcactacgggaccctcctgggcagcagagcttgtgcccacatggcagcagctgcctgggccactgcttttctcaatgctctgctgcacacagccaatacattttccctgcccctgtgccatggcaatgccctgggccagttcttctgtgaaatcccacagatcctcaagctctcctgctcagacTCCAAACTCAGGGAAATTGGGCTCCTTCTGGTTACTACCTGTTtagtgtttggttgttttgctttcatagttttctcctatgtgcagatctttagggctgtgctgaggatcccctctgagcagggacggcacaaagccttttccacgtgcctccctcacctggctgtggtctccctgtttcttaGCACTGATGTGTTTGCCCACCTGAAgtctccctccatgtcctctccagctctggatgtggtggtgtcagttctgtacttgGTGGTGCCTCCcacactgaaccccctcatctacagcctgaggaaccaggagctcaaggatgctgtgaggaaaatgatgacttga